AGAATACCACTAACAATGGAAAAAGTCATCCCCCTCCAATAGGGTGTCAAGCACTTCAAAAGCTCATGAAAACCGTCTAATTTGAGTTTTTTAAAAATTCCACTTCCTTTTTCTTGCATTCCCTTTCCTCCTCTACTCATGTTGTGCCTCAATCAACTGGGCATAAAAACCTTTTTTGAAGAGCAACTCACGATGGTTTCCTTCTTCCTTTAGTTCTTGATCATCCATGACAAAAATTCTATCTGCATTTTGGATGGTTGATAGACGGTGGGCAATCAGTATCGTGGTTTTATTTTTCATTAGATGCTCTAGTGCGTGCTGGATTTTTTCTTCACTAAGGGCATCCACATTGGAGGTAGCTTCATCCAAAATCAATAGAGGCGCATCTTTTAAGAAGGCTCTTGCAATAGAAAGTCTCTGTTTTTGTCCCCCTGAAAGACGTATCCCCCTTTCCCCAATGACTGTATCATAACCCTGAGGTAAATCTACA
The sequence above is drawn from the Clostridium formicaceticum genome and encodes:
- a CDS encoding ABC transporter ATP-binding protein — protein: MRFFDPQAGSILMNGLDIREYSLEDLRNQIAVVFQDTYLFYGTVSENLSVAKPNATLEELERAAKLAGAHEFIVDLPQGYDTVIGERGIRLSGGQKQRLSIARAFLKDAPLLILDEATSNVDALSEEKIQHALEHLMKNKTTILIAHRLSTIQNADRIFVMDDQELKEEGNHRELLFKKGFYAQLIEAQHE